Sequence from the Torulaspora globosa chromosome 4, complete sequence genome:
GTGTTGGTGGTGTTTGTGCGGTGCTCACAGGACATCCTTTTGATTTGATCAAGGTGCGGTGTCAGAATGGGCAGGCTAAGGGAGCTGGTGATGCGGTGAGAAAAATTCTGAGTGAAGCTAGAGCGTCAGCGAGAGGTACGATGCTGGCAAATTCGGTAAGAGGGTTTTACAAGGGCGTTGTTCCTCCGTTGCTAGGCGTCACGCCGATCTTTGCGGTTTCGTTCTGGGGTTACGATGTTGGGAAGAAACTTGTGGGCGGAGCGTCGATGAGTGCGGACGGGTCGACGTTGTCGACGTCGCAGATGGCTACGGCGGGGTTTATTAGTGCGATTCCGACGACACTGGTGACGGCTCCGACGGAACGGATCAAAGTTGTCTTGCAGACGTCTTCGAGCCACTCTTTCGTAGCGGCAGCCAGAAAACTGGTGCAAGAGGGCGGCGTGCGGTCGCTGTTCAAGGGATCGTTGGCAACTTTGGCGAGAGACGGGCCCGGTAGTGCTCTGTACTTTGCGTCTTACGAGGTTTGCAAGAAAATGCTTAACAAGCGGTCGCAATCCGGAGATGAAATCAACATCGCTAACGTGTGTATCTCTGGAGGGGTGGCCGGCATGTCGATGTGGCTGGTTGTTTTCCCGATCGACACGATCAAGACTAAGCTGCAGGCGTCGTCTTCGCAGCACGGGCAGAGCATGATAGATGCGACCAGGG
This genomic interval carries:
- the CRC1 gene encoding carnitine:acyl carnitine antiporter (ancestral locus Anc_2.184), with protein sequence MSSDTSLSESALIKEEEGNLETQTGGSGSGGNEIRENLKSLVAGGVGGVCAVLTGHPFDLIKVRCQNGQAKGAGDAVRKILSEARASARGTMLANSVRGFYKGVVPPLLGVTPIFAVSFWGYDVGKKLVGGASMSADGSTLSTSQMATAGFISAIPTTLVTAPTERIKVVLQTSSSHSFVAAARKLVQEGGVRSLFKGSLATLARDGPGSALYFASYEVCKKMLNKRSQSGDEINIANVCISGGVAGMSMWLVVFPIDTIKTKLQASSSQHGQSMIDATREIYATRGGIRGFFPGLGPALMRSFPANAATFLGVELTHSLFKNYGL